In Dyadobacter sp. NIV53, a single window of DNA contains:
- a CDS encoding cytochrome c: MKSPYHEEPLTLAQGEDLFSLYCASCHGDTGYGDGAAGGALGQKPANFHDTLVTKQSNGALFWKLSNGKGNMPPFQDVFTAEQRWQLIAYVRQLGKTD; encoded by the coding sequence TTGAAAAGTCCATATCATGAAGAACCGCTGACTTTGGCACAGGGCGAAGACCTTTTCAGTTTATATTGCGCTTCCTGTCATGGCGATACGGGTTATGGAGATGGTGCAGCAGGTGGTGCGTTAGGACAAAAACCTGCTAATTTTCATGATACGCTGGTCACCAAACAAAGCAACGGAGCACTGTTCTGGAAACTTTCAAACGGGAAAGGAAATATGCCTCCTTTTCAGGATGTTTTTACGGCTGAGCAAAGATGGCAACTGATAGCCTATGTCAGGCAGCTCGGTAAAACGGATTGA